Proteins encoded together in one Triticum dicoccoides isolate Atlit2015 ecotype Zavitan chromosome 7B, WEW_v2.0, whole genome shotgun sequence window:
- the LOC119342139 gene encoding uncharacterized protein LOC119342139, which produces MNQRVNQEWNPSEVEGARSIISRLSNYYNNDGTSHERNNKHDIVANLKAWFPRKTMQQVTDLYDDLIMEMHILQCPEKEYNGTNSDHGVIYSVDGLVNKNFGLQNEVAMEGMGILFGRPLESVRTMAIQEELQMIEENKVVLENKMCIPQPVLAPRAKGFWTLEEHRLFLHGLSACGRGKWKDISKYFVTSRTPAQISSHAQKYFMRLQSKGSGSQRYSINDVELDDADPWKMENSFNF; this is translated from the exons ATGAATCAAAGAGTCAACCAGGAGTGGAACCCCTCTGAGGTAGAGGGGGCAAGATCAATCATTAGTCGTCTCAGCAACTACTACAACAATGATGGCACCAGCCATGAGAGGAACAACAAGCATGATATCGTGGCCAATCTCAAAGCATGGTTCCCTAGGAAGACCATGCAACAAGTAACAGATTTGTATGATGATCTTAtcatggagatgcatatattgcagTGTCCAGAGAAGGAGTACAATGGTACCAATAGTGACCATGGTGTCATTTACAGTGTGGATGGCCTTGTGAATAAAAACTTTGGATTGCAAAATGAGGTTGCCATGGAAGGAATGGGTATTTTGTTTGGTCGTCCATTAGAGAGTGTGCGAACCATGGCGATACAAGAAGAGCTGCAAATGATAGAGGAGAACAAGGTGGTGTTGGAGAATAAGATGTGCATCCCTCAACCAGTGCTTGCACCACGTGCCAAGGGGTTTTGGACCCTAGAGGAACACAG GCTCTTTCTCCATGGGTTGAGTGCATGTGGTCGTGGAAAATGGAAGGACATATCAAAGTACTTCGTTACTAGTAGGACTCCAGCCCAGATTTCGAGCCATGCACAAAAGTACTTCATGAGGCTACAGAGCAAAGGGTCAGGAAGCCAACGCTATAGCATCAATGACGTGGAGCTCGATGATGCTGACCCATGGAAAATGGAAAATAGCTTTAATTTCTAG